One genomic region from Thermoleptolyngbya sichuanensis A183 encodes:
- a CDS encoding hybrid sensor histidine kinase/response regulator codes for MPPTRLLIVEDEHLIAYDLRESLERLGYEIVAIADTGIDAVRQAEQLRPDLVLMDIRLPGEIDGIDASAQIQTQLHIPVVYLTANADQATLERVAASHPYGYVLKPFNDRILATTIEIALARHRAETAAEAAQQLTEAEMQRRAEHLAVVSHEIRTPLMAIRACADSLQRYGNLLPPDKQQQHLQQIQTAAESLSLLLEDILLLERMHSDHLEFFPAPIDVASFCEEQVEVWRYTSDHQCELAFFSDGAPCITRLDHKLLWHVVNNLLSNAVKYSPEGGCVSLTVSCQPDTIGLQVKDEGIGIPPESLLQLFEPFHRASNVGEIPGTGLGLAIAKRCIDLHGGQISVESTLGEGTVFTVQLNRSEG; via the coding sequence ATGCCACCCACTCGTCTGCTCATTGTTGAAGATGAACACCTCATCGCGTATGACCTGCGGGAATCGCTAGAGCGGCTTGGCTACGAGATTGTAGCAATTGCCGACACGGGCATCGACGCAGTGCGCCAAGCTGAGCAACTGCGGCCAGATCTAGTGCTAATGGACATTCGGCTGCCTGGAGAGATAGACGGTATCGATGCTTCCGCACAAATTCAAACCCAGCTCCACATTCCCGTGGTGTATCTCACGGCCAATGCTGATCAGGCCACGCTAGAGCGGGTTGCAGCCTCGCACCCCTATGGATATGTCCTCAAACCCTTTAACGATCGCATTCTGGCAACCACGATTGAAATTGCCCTGGCCCGCCATCGCGCCGAAACTGCTGCCGAAGCGGCTCAGCAATTGACCGAAGCCGAAATGCAGCGCCGCGCCGAACATCTGGCAGTGGTTTCTCACGAAATTCGCACGCCGCTGATGGCAATCCGCGCCTGTGCTGACTCGTTGCAACGTTATGGCAATCTGCTCCCTCCGGATAAACAGCAGCAGCATCTTCAGCAGATTCAAACCGCAGCCGAAAGTCTCAGCCTCTTGCTAGAAGATATTCTCCTGCTAGAGCGAATGCATTCTGACCATCTGGAATTCTTCCCTGCGCCCATCGATGTCGCCAGCTTTTGCGAAGAGCAGGTCGAGGTCTGGCGTTATACCTCAGATCATCAGTGCGAATTGGCTTTCTTTTCGGATGGAGCGCCTTGCATCACCCGGCTTGATCACAAGCTGCTGTGGCATGTGGTGAACAATCTGCTGTCGAATGCAGTGAAATATTCTCCAGAAGGGGGCTGCGTATCTCTGACGGTATCTTGCCAACCGGATACGATTGGGCTTCAGGTCAAAGATGAGGGCATTGGCATTCCGCCAGAGTCTCTGTTGCAGTTGTTTGAGCCGTTTCATCGGGCCAGCAACGTCGGCGAAATTCCCGGCACGGGGCTGGGGCTGGCGATCGCCAAACGCTGCATCGACCTCCACGGCGGTCAGATCAGCGTGGAAAGCACCTTGGGGGAAGGGACTGTGTTTACCGTGCAGCTCAACCGCTCGGAGGGCTAA
- a CDS encoding PAS domain S-box protein translates to MDESQAPKSQLPLVSSAAQAGDLDWVPEGKAALRSRIAELEAQLQQQQAALQQAQAAQQIGEQLQGLLDGVDAAIAQIRHFADGRWYYTYCSAGYAHIFGYSAQEFIAQPGLWHEQVHPDDRAIAQTIFANILAVHADTPSSQRTFAVEYRFTHKTTGLRWISTRFRVEKPTKSADGQTSWIANTLSIDITDRKQAELALQEQESLLRLTLNLNHVGTWKWDLATGRLDWNENHFRLLGLSPTDVEPTYEHWQQAVHPDDLSWVEENVQAALIQQTDYRAEYRIILPDGTTRWVLGLGRGLYAASGTPTGMIGIIMDITSRKQTEAALRLSEARLAGILDIAADAIISVDQSQRIILFNQSAERIFGYSSAEVMGQSIDVLLPQDFFETDREAIHESTLLRSPHQRSPHQSEQPSQRGNRLLGEVRARRKDGSEFPAEASVSRLVLGGEVVFTAILRDISDRKRIEADRLQAQASLHQQFARERALNRVMQAIRNSLDLQDVFATATREVAFLLAVNGVWVSRYDSQRGVWVDVASYAHSANFRPSGLEIPDDNNPIAARLKRLEIVQIERTGDLSGVDPAYPVEGDPVLGHWLLMPLRVEGLVWGALGLECNSHSKTWREDELALVRLVADQMAIAIQQSHLYQTAQAELAERRRVEADLQRLNQDLEQRVRERTAQLQISLSTAQMGIWERDMATGAQTWSPENYAILGYCTDADGRVLDSHGNEISPRPVHQSFYDRVHPDDRERLDKIEYDCLQTHMPYDLEYRVVWLDGSTHWLYERGTYLFDDAGVAVKLIGVTMDVTHLKQTEAALRQSEEMFRQLFENAPIGILLLSPETGHILRANQRFCQMLGYTPEEMTRFTPADITYPADWNLSAPLLEQAMRETSRLGSPQEVPHFRIEKRLIHKDGQILWVELTACFVRNDLSRLGYGVAMVQEIGDRKQADAQIRTSLQEKEVLLKEIHHRVKNNLQVISSLLRMQARRLDDRTTATLLLESQNRVQSMAIIHEQLYQSANFSKIDLDNYIRPLVANLFQTYGVSQQHIVPAIATHGLSFNLNTAIPCGLIINELVSNALKYAFPEGQSGNITICVEIQPPADDSTTSHLGTLTVSDNGVGMPPDLDWQHTNSLGLVIVRSLVAQLQGDLELQRESGTMFIIRFPIANPSA, encoded by the coding sequence ATGGACGAATCGCAAGCGCCTAAATCTCAGCTTCCTTTGGTCTCGTCTGCGGCGCAGGCGGGTGATTTGGACTGGGTTCCAGAGGGCAAAGCCGCGCTGCGATCGCGCATTGCCGAGCTAGAAGCCCAACTTCAGCAGCAGCAGGCCGCGCTTCAGCAGGCCCAGGCCGCGCAGCAAATTGGGGAGCAGTTGCAGGGATTGCTGGATGGCGTGGATGCGGCGATCGCCCAGATTCGACACTTTGCCGATGGGCGCTGGTACTACACTTACTGCTCTGCTGGATATGCCCATATCTTTGGCTACTCCGCACAGGAGTTTATCGCGCAGCCTGGTCTATGGCATGAGCAGGTTCATCCAGACGATCGGGCGATCGCCCAAACCATCTTTGCCAATATCCTCGCGGTTCATGCAGACACCCCATCCAGCCAGCGTACCTTTGCGGTGGAATATCGCTTTACCCACAAAACCACTGGCTTGCGGTGGATTTCTACGCGCTTTCGCGTAGAAAAGCCCACTAAGTCTGCTGACGGACAGACAAGCTGGATCGCTAACACCCTCAGCATAGACATCACCGACCGCAAGCAGGCAGAACTAGCCTTGCAAGAGCAAGAGTCCCTGCTGCGGCTGACCTTAAATCTTAACCATGTGGGCACTTGGAAATGGGATTTGGCTACTGGCCGACTGGATTGGAACGAGAACCATTTTCGGTTATTAGGACTGTCTCCCACCGATGTCGAACCTACCTACGAACACTGGCAGCAGGCTGTCCATCCAGATGACTTGTCTTGGGTCGAAGAAAACGTGCAGGCGGCGCTGATCCAGCAAACCGACTATCGAGCCGAATATCGCATCATTTTGCCCGATGGCACCACCCGCTGGGTGCTGGGGCTAGGGCGGGGGCTATATGCTGCCTCTGGCACGCCCACTGGCATGATTGGCATCATTATGGATATCACCAGTCGCAAACAAACCGAAGCCGCGTTGCGGCTGTCTGAGGCGCGGCTGGCGGGCATTCTCGACATTGCGGCAGACGCTATTATTTCGGTTGACCAGTCTCAGCGAATCATTCTGTTTAACCAGAGTGCCGAACGCATTTTCGGCTACAGCAGCGCTGAGGTGATGGGGCAGTCAATTGATGTGCTGCTGCCCCAGGATTTCTTTGAAACAGACCGCGAAGCAATCCATGAGTCAACGCTGTTGCGATCGCCCCATCAGCGATCGCCCCATCAGTCAGAACAGCCGTCTCAACGGGGCAATCGGCTTTTAGGCGAGGTGCGGGCCCGCCGCAAAGACGGTAGCGAGTTTCCGGCTGAAGCCTCGGTGTCCAGGTTGGTACTCGGCGGAGAGGTCGTGTTCACCGCCATCCTGCGAGATATCAGCGATCGCAAGCGAATTGAAGCCGATCGTTTGCAGGCCCAGGCCTCGCTGCATCAGCAGTTTGCCCGCGAACGAGCGCTCAACCGGGTCATGCAGGCGATTCGCAACTCGCTTGACCTGCAAGATGTCTTCGCCACTGCCACCCGCGAGGTCGCTTTCTTGCTGGCGGTGAACGGCGTTTGGGTGTCGCGCTACGACTCGCAGCGGGGAGTATGGGTGGATGTGGCCAGCTATGCCCACAGCGCCAACTTTCGTCCATCGGGTCTAGAGATTCCCGATGACAATAACCCGATTGCGGCTCGGCTCAAGCGCTTGGAAATTGTGCAGATCGAGCGCACAGGCGACCTGTCGGGTGTTGATCCGGCATATCCAGTTGAGGGCGACCCCGTATTGGGCCACTGGCTGCTGATGCCGCTGCGGGTGGAGGGCTTGGTGTGGGGAGCGTTGGGGCTGGAGTGCAATAGCCACTCAAAAACCTGGCGAGAGGACGAGCTGGCGCTAGTACGCCTGGTTGCTGATCAAATGGCGATCGCCATTCAGCAGTCCCATCTCTATCAAACGGCCCAAGCGGAACTAGCCGAGCGGCGGCGAGTCGAAGCCGATCTCCAGCGCCTCAACCAGGATCTCGAACAGCGGGTGCGAGAGCGCACTGCCCAGTTGCAAATTTCGCTGTCTACTGCCCAGATGGGTATCTGGGAGCGCGACATGGCTACCGGAGCGCAAACCTGGTCGCCAGAAAACTACGCCATTCTGGGCTATTGCACTGATGCCGACGGGCGCGTGCTGGATTCCCACGGAAACGAAATCAGTCCCCGCCCGGTTCACCAGTCGTTTTATGACCGGGTGCATCCCGACGACCGAGAGCGGCTAGACAAAATTGAGTACGACTGTTTGCAAACCCACATGCCTTACGACTTAGAGTATCGGGTCGTCTGGCTAGACGGCTCTACGCACTGGCTCTACGAACGGGGCACGTATCTATTTGATGACGCGGGCGTTGCGGTCAAGCTGATCGGCGTGACGATGGACGTAACCCACCTCAAGCAAACCGAAGCGGCGCTGCGCCAGAGCGAAGAAATGTTTCGACAGTTGTTTGAAAACGCCCCGATTGGCATTCTGCTGCTGTCGCCAGAGACGGGGCACATCCTGCGGGCAAACCAGCGCTTTTGTCAGATGTTGGGCTATACCCCGGAGGAAATGACCCGCTTCACCCCCGCAGATATTACCTATCCGGCCGACTGGAATTTGTCTGCACCGCTGCTGGAGCAAGCCATGCGCGAAACCAGTCGCCTCGGTAGTCCGCAAGAAGTTCCCCATTTCCGCATTGAAAAGCGCCTGATTCACAAAGACGGGCAGATCCTCTGGGTGGAGTTGACGGCTTGCTTTGTTCGCAATGATTTGAGCCGACTGGGCTATGGCGTGGCGATGGTGCAGGAAATTGGCGATCGCAAACAGGCCGATGCCCAAATTCGCACCTCCCTCCAGGAAAAAGAGGTGCTGCTCAAAGAAATCCACCATCGCGTCAAGAATAACTTGCAGGTGATTTCCAGCCTGCTGCGAATGCAGGCCCGCCGCCTAGACGATCGCACCACGGCCACGCTGCTGCTGGAATCCCAAAATCGGGTGCAGTCGATGGCGATTATCCACGAACAGCTTTATCAATCAGCCAATTTCTCGAAAATCGACCTGGATAACTACATTCGTCCGCTGGTGGCCAATCTGTTTCAGACCTATGGGGTGAGCCAGCAGCACATTGTTCCGGCGATCGCCACCCACGGACTCAGCTTCAACCTCAACACGGCTATTCCCTGCGGACTGATCATCAACGAGCTAGTCTCCAACGCCCTAAAATATGCCTTTCCAGAGGGCCAGTCCGGTAATATTACTATTTGCGTAGAAATTCAGCCACCCGCCGACGACAGCACGACATCCCATCTGGGAACGCTAACGGTGAGCGACAATGGCGTTGGAATGCCGCCCGATCTGGACTGGCAGCACACCAACTCCCTGGGACTGGTCATCGTCCGCAGCCTAGTTGCTCAGTTGCAGGGCGACCTGGAGCTTCAGCGCGAATCGGGGACAATGTTTATCATTCGCTTCCCAATCGCAAACCCGTCTGCTTAA
- the bcp gene encoding thioredoxin-dependent thiol peroxidase — MPLKPGDPAPDFSLPDGNGNPVNLKDFRGKWVVLYFYPRDNTPGCTTEACGFRDAYADYEASDVVVLGVSTDDAKSHTKFTTKYNLPFPLLTDADGAVSTAYESYGLKKFMGKEYMGISRNTFLIDPDGKIAKVYLKVKPDNHAAQILEDLAALRA; from the coding sequence ATGCCGCTCAAACCTGGTGACCCCGCCCCCGACTTTAGCCTCCCCGACGGCAACGGTAATCCTGTAAACCTCAAGGATTTTCGCGGCAAGTGGGTCGTGCTGTATTTCTACCCGCGAGACAATACGCCGGGATGTACGACCGAAGCCTGCGGGTTTCGCGATGCCTATGCAGATTACGAAGCTAGCGATGTGGTGGTGCTGGGCGTTAGCACCGACGATGCCAAATCGCACACCAAGTTTACGACCAAGTACAATCTGCCTTTCCCGCTGTTGACGGATGCCGATGGCGCAGTCAGCACGGCCTACGAGAGCTATGGGCTGAAAAAGTTTATGGGTAAGGAATATATGGGCATCAGCCGCAATACCTTCCTGATTGACCCAGATGGAAAGATTGCCAAAGTCTATCTCAAGGTCAAGCCGGACAACCACGCAGCGCAAATCCTCGAAGATTTAGCAGCGCTTAGGGCATAG
- a CDS encoding NUDIX domain-containing protein has product MNQVWRYLKTGLGVVFRHPLTGTSIIPILPDGKIVLVKRRDNGRWSLPGGMVDWGEDIHSSVQRELEEETGLRLVTVRRLVGVYSSPSRDPRFHSICIAIAVEVEGAFMVQDLLEVEEVRAFEPTAIPHGHLSHDHDRQLQDYFAGLTTLA; this is encoded by the coding sequence ATGAACCAAGTCTGGCGATACCTGAAAACAGGACTCGGCGTGGTGTTTCGGCATCCGCTGACGGGCACTAGCATTATCCCCATTCTGCCCGACGGCAAAATTGTGCTGGTGAAGCGGCGCGACAATGGGCGCTGGAGCCTGCCTGGTGGCATGGTGGACTGGGGCGAGGATATACACAGTTCAGTGCAGCGAGAACTGGAGGAAGAGACGGGGCTGCGTTTGGTGACTGTGCGGCGGCTGGTGGGTGTGTATTCATCACCCAGCCGCGACCCCCGGTTTCACTCGATCTGCATTGCGATCGCCGTTGAGGTCGAAGGCGCGTTTATGGTGCAAGACCTGCTAGAGGTGGAAGAGGTGCGGGCGTTTGAGCCGACTGCCATTCCCCACGGGCATCTGTCTCACGACCACGATCGCCAGCTTCAGGATTATTTTGCAGGACTGACAACGCTAGCGTAA
- a CDS encoding alpha/beta fold hydrolase — protein MTLPIRNGRIRLSQGQIFWREVGQGVPIVLLHDTWSDGGEWLAVVDLLAEQYHCLMPDLLGFGESERPRLHYSVALEVDCLAEWLEALRLRRVSLVGVGVGAWVAASFALKHEEKVDGLVLLAPEGVKVVGAAQRWQGGRSLLSRVPLARWLLNLVAPVAKLLGWRSVLKLQERVRLWRRSPAASQILFNRRPVEIQAEYIGGASIDPTSGSTSGPTSGSTGTHGQHLSWLKAPLLLLQGDAESSLIAAQIRAYTDAPRAQVQTLPGQDLLQTAPEVVARSIHAFMRNNTPSNG, from the coding sequence ATGACTCTACCCATTCGCAACGGACGCATTCGCCTGTCCCAAGGACAGATCTTTTGGCGTGAGGTGGGGCAGGGTGTGCCAATCGTGCTGCTCCACGACACTTGGAGCGACGGTGGCGAGTGGCTAGCGGTGGTGGATCTGCTAGCCGAGCAGTATCACTGTTTGATGCCGGATTTGCTGGGTTTTGGCGAGTCGGAGCGGCCGCGGCTGCATTATTCTGTGGCGCTGGAGGTGGACTGTCTGGCGGAGTGGCTGGAGGCGCTGCGGCTGCGGCGGGTCTCTCTGGTGGGCGTGGGCGTGGGGGCGTGGGTGGCGGCGAGTTTTGCGCTGAAGCATGAAGAAAAGGTGGATGGACTGGTGCTGCTGGCTCCGGAGGGTGTGAAGGTGGTGGGGGCAGCGCAGCGATGGCAGGGCGGGCGATCGCTCCTCTCCCGTGTCCCTCTGGCCCGCTGGCTGCTGAATCTGGTTGCACCTGTTGCGAAGCTATTGGGCTGGCGCAGCGTGTTGAAGCTGCAAGAACGGGTGCGCCTATGGCGGCGATCGCCCGCAGCCAGCCAAATCTTGTTCAACCGTCGCCCAGTGGAAATTCAGGCAGAATACATCGGCGGCGCGTCTATTGACCCGACCAGTGGCTCGACCAGCGGCCCGACCAGCGGCTCGACCGGAACCCACGGACAGCATCTCTCCTGGCTCAAAGCGCCGCTGCTGCTGCTGCAAGGCGACGCAGAAAGCTCCCTCATCGCCGCCCAAATTCGCGCCTACACCGATGCCCCCCGGGCCCAGGTGCAAACGCTGCCAGGCCAAGATTTATTGCAAACTGCGCCAGAAGTCGTCGCCCGCTCAATTCACGCTTTTATGCGGAATAATACCCCTAGCAATGGCTGA
- a CDS encoding glycogen/starch/alpha-glucan phosphorylase: MTGHMHVEDDRTGMEVGTLKRALADNLYCIQGKDEYFATAYDYYMALAYTVRDRLTHRRIKTAQTYFERDAKMVYYLSAEFLIGRLLINNLINLGMYDQMRQALKESGLNLDDLLEREEEPGLGNGGLGRLAACFLDSMATLEIPAMGYGIRYEFGIFRQLIANGWQHECPDNWLRFGNPWEIARPDYIVEVKFGGHTEAFTDDEGNYRVHWMARNTVYGTPYDTPVPGYRNNTVNTLRLWSARAGEDFNFQVFDAGDYTQAVAEKTFSENISKVLYPNDNTPQGKELRLKQEYFFVSCSLQDIIRLYLRKHDNFDAFPDKVAIQLNDTHPAIGVAELMRLLIDEHGVEWNYAWDITRRTFAYTNHTLLAEALEKWSVNLFRKLLPRHLEIIYEINYKFLDEVRSKYPDEPERLACMSLIQEGHEQMVRMAHLACVGSHTVNGVAALHTELVKQELMHDFYEMFPEKFQNKTNGITPRRWLLMSNPALSSLITEKIGDSWITNLDDLRRLEEFVHHADFQQRWRDIKQFNKQRLADHILRNNGIEVSPHSLFDVQIKRIHEYKRQLLNVLHVITLYHRMKANPGMDMLPRTVIFGGKAAPGYFMAKMVVKLINSVADMVNHDPDVGDRLKVIFLANYGVALGEISYPAADLSEQISTAGKEASGTGNMKFALNGALTIGTLDGANVEIREEVGAENFFLFGLTAPEVLEMKAKGYNPQHFYQGDEELRQVVDSIRSGYFSPKEPDLFRAIVDALMHGDEYMLMADYRAYVDCQDRVSQAYRNQDEWTRMSILNVARMGKFSSDRTIREYCNDIWHVQPMSVTLGEYRSETAGLRRI, translated from the coding sequence ATGACTGGACATATGCATGTAGAGGACGATCGCACTGGAATGGAAGTGGGCACGCTCAAGCGGGCCTTGGCAGATAACCTGTACTGCATCCAGGGGAAAGACGAATACTTTGCAACGGCCTACGACTACTACATGGCGCTGGCCTACACGGTGCGCGATCGCCTCACCCATCGCCGCATCAAGACCGCCCAGACCTATTTTGAGCGCGATGCCAAAATGGTCTACTACCTCTCCGCCGAGTTCCTCATTGGGCGACTGCTGATCAACAACCTGATCAACCTGGGTATGTATGACCAGATGCGTCAGGCCCTCAAAGAGTCTGGGCTAAATCTGGACGATTTGCTAGAGCGCGAAGAAGAACCGGGCCTGGGCAACGGCGGTCTGGGCCGCCTGGCCGCCTGTTTTCTAGACTCGATGGCGACGCTGGAAATTCCCGCAATGGGCTACGGCATCCGCTACGAGTTCGGCATCTTCCGCCAACTCATCGCCAACGGCTGGCAGCACGAATGCCCTGACAACTGGCTGCGCTTCGGCAACCCCTGGGAGATTGCCCGCCCCGATTACATCGTCGAGGTGAAATTCGGCGGACACACCGAAGCCTTTACTGACGACGAGGGCAACTATCGCGTTCACTGGATGGCGCGGAACACGGTCTACGGTACGCCCTACGACACGCCCGTTCCCGGCTACCGAAACAACACCGTGAACACGCTGCGACTATGGAGCGCCCGCGCTGGCGAAGATTTCAACTTCCAGGTGTTCGACGCAGGCGACTACACTCAAGCCGTCGCCGAGAAGACCTTCTCGGAAAACATTTCCAAGGTTCTCTATCCCAACGACAACACGCCTCAGGGCAAGGAACTGCGGCTCAAGCAGGAGTATTTCTTTGTTTCCTGCTCGCTGCAAGATATTATTCGACTGTATCTGCGGAAGCACGACAATTTCGACGCTTTCCCGGATAAGGTCGCCATTCAGCTCAACGATACCCACCCAGCAATTGGCGTGGCAGAACTGATGCGCCTGCTGATCGATGAACATGGGGTCGAGTGGAACTACGCCTGGGATATCACCCGTCGTACCTTTGCCTATACCAACCACACGCTCCTAGCAGAGGCGCTGGAGAAGTGGTCGGTGAACCTGTTCCGCAAACTGCTGCCGCGCCATCTGGAAATCATCTACGAAATTAACTACAAGTTTCTGGATGAGGTGCGATCGAAGTATCCCGATGAGCCGGAGCGCCTGGCCTGCATGTCGCTGATTCAGGAAGGGCATGAGCAGATGGTGCGGATGGCGCATCTGGCCTGCGTCGGCAGCCACACGGTCAACGGCGTAGCGGCGCTGCACACCGAACTGGTGAAGCAGGAACTCATGCACGACTTCTACGAAATGTTCCCGGAGAAGTTCCAGAACAAGACCAACGGCATTACGCCCCGACGCTGGCTGCTGATGAGCAATCCGGCGCTGTCAAGCCTAATTACTGAAAAGATCGGCGACAGTTGGATTACAAACCTGGACGACCTGCGTCGGCTAGAGGAATTTGTCCATCACGCCGATTTTCAGCAGCGCTGGCGCGACATCAAGCAGTTCAACAAGCAGCGGCTGGCGGATCACATCCTCCGCAACAACGGCATTGAAGTCAGCCCCCATTCGCTGTTTGATGTGCAAATCAAGCGAATTCACGAATACAAGCGGCAATTGCTGAACGTGCTGCATGTGATCACGCTCTATCACCGGATGAAGGCGAATCCCGGTATGGATATGCTGCCGCGCACGGTGATTTTTGGCGGCAAGGCGGCTCCGGGATACTTTATGGCCAAGATGGTGGTGAAGCTAATCAACTCCGTCGCTGACATGGTGAACCATGACCCCGACGTGGGCGATCGCCTCAAGGTGATCTTCCTGGCAAACTACGGCGTGGCCCTGGGTGAAATCTCCTACCCGGCTGCTGACCTATCGGAGCAGATTTCCACCGCGGGCAAAGAGGCATCGGGCACAGGCAACATGAAGTTTGCACTAAACGGGGCGCTGACCATCGGCACGCTGGACGGCGCAAACGTGGAAATTCGCGAAGAAGTGGGTGCAGAAAACTTCTTCCTGTTTGGACTCACTGCGCCGGAAGTGCTGGAGATGAAGGCCAAGGGCTATAACCCGCAGCATTTCTATCAGGGCGATGAGGAACTGCGCCAGGTCGTGGATTCCATTCGCTCCGGCTACTTCTCACCCAAGGAGCCGGATCTTTTCCGGGCGATCGTAGACGCACTGATGCACGGCGACGAGTATATGCTGATGGCAGACTACCGCGCCTATGTAGACTGTCAGGATCGCGTCAGCCAGGCCTATCGAAACCAAGACGAATGGACGCGAATGTCGATTCTGAACGTAGCTCGGATGGGTAAATTCTCATCCGATCGCACGATTCGGGAATACTGCAACGACATCTGGCACGTCCAGCCGATGAGCGTGACGCTGGGCGAATATCGCTCGGAAACAGCGGGACTTCGACGGATCTAG
- the rpsD gene encoding 30S ribosomal protein S4: protein MARYRGPRLRVVRRLGELPGLTRKSPKRAYPPGQHGQARKKRTEYAVRLEEKQKLRYNYGLTERQLLRYVRKARRASGSTGESLLQLLEMRLDNTVFRMGMAPTIPAARQLVNHGHVTVNGRVVDIPSFQCKPGMEIGVRDSDRSRKLVEENLQFPGLANLPSHLEFDKNKLTGKVNGVIDREWVALSINELLVVEYYSRQA from the coding sequence ATGGCACGATATCGAGGTCCCCGCCTCAGAGTGGTGCGCCGTCTGGGAGAACTGCCCGGACTGACGCGCAAAAGCCCCAAGCGGGCATATCCCCCCGGACAGCACGGTCAGGCCCGCAAAAAGCGGACTGAGTATGCCGTCCGTCTAGAAGAGAAGCAAAAGCTCCGGTACAACTACGGTCTGACCGAGCGTCAACTGCTTCGCTATGTTCGTAAAGCTCGTCGCGCCTCTGGTTCCACAGGCGAGTCGCTGCTGCAACTGCTGGAAATGCGGCTGGATAACACCGTATTTCGCATGGGCATGGCTCCTACCATTCCAGCAGCGCGTCAGTTGGTGAATCATGGCCACGTCACCGTTAACGGCAGAGTGGTAGACATTCCCAGCTTCCAGTGCAAGCCCGGTATGGAAATCGGCGTGCGAGACAGCGATCGCTCCCGGAAGCTCGTAGAAGAAAATCTCCAGTTCCCCGGTTTGGCAAACCTGCCCAGCCATCTGGAGTTTGACAAAAACAAGCTGACCGGTAAGGTAAACGGCGTGATCGACCGGGAATGGGTCGCGCTATCGATCAACGAACTGCTGGTGGTGGAATACTACTCCAGACAGGCGTAA
- a CDS encoding glycerophosphodiester phosphodiesterase, translating to MQPLIIAHRGASANAKENTLSAFERAIAFGADMVEFDVRRTKDRVLVIYHDAEVNDKPIRKLTYSELHVLDPDIPTLTEVVDLCKGKIRLDVELKEAGYEKQVMEILRPAFDAESMVVTSFHPFAIRRIKQHYPDVKAGFLFGHGTVKFCKSFRLNAKSVRDRVREMRADFIAPNWQLLSHSLLSQVVMGDRPVWVWTVNDEPLMTDLLGDRRIQGIITDRPDVGMQIRAAQPDAVLTGRL from the coding sequence ATGCAACCGCTAATCATTGCCCACCGGGGCGCATCGGCGAATGCCAAGGAAAATACGCTGTCAGCGTTTGAGCGGGCGATCGCCTTTGGGGCAGACATGGTGGAGTTTGACGTGCGCCGCACCAAGGATCGGGTGCTGGTGATCTACCACGATGCCGAAGTGAATGATAAGCCCATTCGCAAGCTGACCTACTCTGAACTGCACGTCCTCGACCCCGACATTCCCACCCTGACAGAGGTCGTGGATCTGTGCAAAGGGAAGATCCGGCTTGATGTAGAGCTAAAAGAGGCCGGCTACGAAAAGCAGGTGATGGAAATCCTGAGGCCAGCCTTCGATGCTGAGTCGATGGTGGTTACCTCGTTTCACCCCTTTGCCATCCGCCGCATCAAGCAACACTACCCCGACGTTAAGGCGGGGTTTTTATTTGGTCATGGTACGGTTAAATTTTGCAAGTCGTTTCGGCTGAATGCGAAGTCGGTGCGCGATCGCGTCCGAGAAATGCGAGCCGATTTTATCGCCCCAAACTGGCAACTGCTGAGCCATAGCCTGCTGTCGCAGGTGGTGATGGGCGATCGCCCAGTTTGGGTGTGGACGGTGAACGATGAGCCGCTGATGACGGATTTGCTGGGCGATCGCCGGATTCAGGGCATCATTACCGATCGGCCCGATGTAGGAATGCAGATCCGCGCGGCGCAGCCGGATGCAGTGTTGACAGGGCGGCTCTAG